Genomic window (Xenopus laevis strain J_2021 chromosome 3S, Xenopus_laevis_v10.1, whole genome shotgun sequence):
cttcattggctgctcgactggagggtgtgtttattaatctgagttgagaacaACTGAGCATGTTCATGGGTTAGAACCAAATGAAATTCCCAAGGGAGGGgactgagtgggttagaggagtagaatgatttctaagtgattaaagggatgctgcagccttgcTATTAACCTTTGaataaccagagtggcaggtactTAGAGATTTAAAAGAGGCTCTTcggtgattacatttttgtgtgggtggggtttacatgtcctttaagaccAGTCACATTGACTTGTACCATTGCTCTGCAGGATTGCTGTGCATCACATGCACTGATATGGCAGTTTTGGCAGGAAACAGCGGCGAAACGTGTTACAGCAAATATGGTGCCATGTCCATTAAATCAAAGTACTGCCATGAGATGGTAAGTACAGACTTCGCTCCGCTTATTAacgatgttctttttttttctgtgcaatgAACACATGATTGTTTCACCATAATTAACTGCACCACTCTCCATATCTCTCAGGCTCTCCGCATCCTCCTACACAGCCTGGACCTGCGCGCGAACTGTTACCAGCGATACATTGTTCCGCTGCTCTGCGTCTCTGTCGACTTTTATATTCGGGTTTTTGTCCGTGTGTTTACTGGGCAGGCTAAAGTGAAGATGTGTGCCAGGTGAGCTTGTAGAACTGGAGCACGGTGTCTAGTGTACCAGTCTAATTCCTTTTATATATTTCAAAGGTTACAATCCAAAAACTGAATTACCGTTCTGCCACCTTGATATGGACTTGACCCAGTCCAACTTCACACTTACACTGCCAGCCTTGCTTGGACTTGACCATTTTCTGTGTTTGTCTTGGCTCAGACTTGACCCTGAACTGGAAATAACAAGTCCCCCTTTATTTCTGCAGTAAGCAGGCTCTGGTGTACAACTGTGTGGGGTGTGGGACATACCATCTACAGCGCATGGGGAAAGCCACCAGTCATGGAAACAAGTGAGTTTTGGCTAAATCTGTTTAATATAACCATGAGTTTTTAATAATTGCTTgcttggtcacagaacaacccctcagtgacttctaatatccttatcatttacagtagggggtacattatcccttataatacatgagtgatactcagagttccctgtataactcagcctgcagccttgtgcctttatatggtcacagaacaacccctcagtgacttctaatatccttatcatttacagtagggggtacattatcccttataatacatgagtgatactcagagttccctgtataactcagcctgcagccttgtgtctttatatggtcacagaacaacccctcagtgacttctaatatccttatcatttacagtaggggatacattattccttataatacatgagtgatactcagagttccctgtataactcattctgcagccttgtgtctttatatggtcacagaacaacccctcagtgacttctaatatccttatcatttacagtagggggtacattatcccttataatacatgagtgatactcagagttccctgtataactcattctgcagccttgtgcctttatatggtcacagaacaacccctcagtgacttctaatatccttatcatttacagtagggggtacattatcccttataatacatgagtgatactcagagttccctgtataactcagcctgcagccttgtgcctttatatggtcacagaacaacccctcagtgacttcaaatatccttatcatttacagtagggggtacattatcccttataatacatgagtgatactcagagttccctgtataactcagcctgcagccttgtgcctttatatggtcacagaacaacccctcagtgacttctaatatccttatcatttacagtagggggtacattatcccttataatacatgagtgatactcagagttccctgtataactcagcctgcagccttgtgcctttatatggtcacagaacaacccctcagtgacttctaatatccttatcatttacagtagggggtacattatcccttataatacatgagtgatactcagagttccctgtataactcagcctgcagccttgtgcctttatatggtcacagaacaacccctcagtgacttctaatatccttatcatttacagtagggggtacatgatcccttataatacatgagtgatactcagagttccctgtataactcagcctgcagccttgtgcctttatatggtcacagaacaacccctcagtgacttctaatatccttatcatttacagtagggggtacattatcccttataatacatgagtgatactcagagttccctgtataactcagcctgaaaaTTCTAGTTCAAAAAAGCTTCATGACCTAAACAGAGAAAGTATAAGAGCTTATCTTGTCTGTGTGTCCCAATGAATTTCCTGACACTCATCCcagtatattctctctctcttcccatTTAACAGCATGAAATACTCACCTGCAACTGGCCCTCCTGTGACTTCAAACTGTGAATTCTGCCATCAAAGACACCAGGTATATCCacgtatagatactcagtcccattatatgtACTGAAGAGATCATTATCAACATATAGATATTCGGGATAATAGATTGTGAATCTTaagtatttctttgttttgtactTCTTTCAGCTCGGGGGACCAATTTGGGCTGAATCTCTACATGATAAAGATTTTGTTAAGTGCATTTTATCTGCTTTAGAGCTAAATCCAAAGAGATTTAATACTTCAGAGAGAATTCAAGGAGTGCTAAGCATGGCGACCGAGGTAAGAGTCTGATACAGTCATAATCTGTGTATAACCTTctcctcccactgcagggtgatacagtgacacagacaggagggaactatgggacatgagtctgtccctcccactgcagggtgatacagtgacacagacaggagggaactatgggacatgagtctgtccctcccactgcagggtgatacagtgacacagacaggagggaactatgggacatgagtctgtccctcccactgcagggtgatacagtgacacagacaggagggaactatgggacatgagtctgtccctcccactgcagggtgatacagtgacacagacaggagggaactatgggacacgagtctgtccctcccactgcagggtgatacagtgacacagacaggagggaactatgggacacgagtctgtccctcccactgcagggtgatacagtgacacagacaggagggaactatgggacatgagtctgtccctcccactgcagggtgatacagtgacacagacaggagggaactatgggacatgagtctgtccctcccactgcagggtgatacagtgacacagacaggagggaactatgggacatgagtctgtccctcccactgcagggtgatacagtgacacagacaggagggaactatgggacatgagtctgtccctcccactgcagggtgatacagtgacacagacaggaggtgTAGAGCCTGGGAATTAATACAGTATGAGAGATATAGTTGTACTATACAGGAGTATTTGTGTAACATAAGCCAATCATGTGCCTCCCCAGGAGCTGAGTGATGTGCCGTTATATTATACCCTGGACAATCTGAGCAGCATCATTCGCTGTAACACCCCTTCGCTGCTGCAGTTCCGGTGAGTATTCAGTCCAGCCCTATTGTAACTCTCTCCCATCTCCCTCATTTAGTTTTTGTTTGTCTTCCTTCTTATTCTGTCTCCCCATCTGGTTTTCTCACTGTCATACTGGGCCCTGTGTCACATTGGGCTTCCTGTGGAATTTGGATACAGAAATTGAGCCCTAGGTTTGGGCAGGGGGTGGGCCAAACTTTAAACAGAGACCCACCCCCAACCCCGTTCCCTTAGGTGAGATCATTGGCCACCACCCTCTCATTTGTGTTTGTCCCATGAGCCTTATGGTGCAAATCGGAATAACGGGATTATGTTCGTCTAGATCTGCTCTGCTCCACGCAGGACACAGGGTCTCTCTGTCACACGCCTGCAAAAATGCACTGAAAACCGATGCACCACCCTCTGTTATTTGGGACATTATGCGCTGTTGGGTGAGTTTCTGTTGGAATTTCAAAttgtattggggggggggaaattccaTTTTGTATCCCATTTAGTGTATGTTTACAGCAAATCCTAACTGGTGGCACTGTTGCTTTGCAGCCTATGCAAAGTGACTGTGGCCAGATGTGGTACTGCAAGTGACAGTTGTATAGTGACAGTTGTATAGTGACAGTTGCAGCACTGGCTGGGAATAGACATGAATTCAGAGggtcattttatttgctttattgtacCCATTAGGAGAAACAGAATCCAATAAAGAGAGAGAGGTTGTCTGAGACCTGCCCAGCATTTCACATCCTGAGTAAGGAGCCAAGGTGGGTGTATGATGTGCACTTTATACTGGGGGTGATAGGCCCTTCCCTGTATGAATGAATattgttccccctactgtaaataaggatattagaagtcactgaggggttgttctgtgaccatataaaggcacaaggctgcaggctgagttatacagggaactctgagtatcactcatgtattataagggataatgtaccccctactgtaaatgataaggatattagaagtcactgaggggttgttctgtgaccatataaaggcacaaggctgcaggctgagttatacagggaactctgagtatcactcatgtattataagggataatgtaccccctactgtaaatgataaggatattagaagtcactgaggggttgttctgtgaccatataaaggcacaaggctgcaggctgagttatacagggaactctgagtatcactcatgtattataagggataatgtaccccctactgtaaatgataaggatattagaagtcactgaggggttgttctgtgaccatataaaggcacaaggctgcaggctgagttatacagggagaatcgttcatgtattataagggataatgtatgaGACTAAAGGCGTAGTGTTTTCATACATATCCTGGAACTCGAAGGTGACGTCTAAAATCCTCATCGTTTGCAACaggaggtacattattttttttataaagtttgtgACCCGTGACAAACAACACATCACTGattattacaggatattcatgttttTGTGTATTACACAGCACTAAGCCAATGCTGAGGGCAAAACCCCAGTGACAACCTAATCAATCTTTTATTGTTATTTCGCTGTATTTGCAGCATCGAGGCCAACTTTGATATTCGGGAGGACGCCAACCCCAAATCTCGTAAACAGGGTTTAAAAAGGTTCCAGGAAAACCCAGAGGCAAACTGGGGCCCTAAAGCAAGAGCCAAAGCCGGGTAATTCGA
Coding sequences:
- the LOC108703489 gene encoding tRNA (guanine(26)-N(2))-dimethyltransferase isoform X2 — its product is MPMCGYGVILNRTRLRALGKASCSYSMESSGETIIHEGKASVIFPSANQVFYNPVQEFNRDLTCAVITEFARLHLQQKGINIVVPGEREEQKLVVNLSETGEDKMNSSPENNFIPTTAGVGLPCPEGLRVLEGLAASGLRSIRFAREVPGLHSVVANDFSASAVELIKRNIEHNDVGNLVTASYSDARMVMYNRTGARDRFDVIDLDPYGSPSMFLDAAVQSVSEGGLLCITCTDMAVLAGNSGETCYSKYGAMSIKSKYCHEMALRILLHSLDLRANCYQRYIVPLLCVSVDFYIRVFVRVFTGQAKVKMCASKQALVYNCVGCGTYHLQRMGKATSHGNNMKYSPATGPPVTSNCEFCHQRHQLGGPIWAESLHDKDFVKCILSALELNPKRFNTSERIQGVLSMATEELSDVPLYYTLDNLSSIIRCNTPSLLQFRSALLHAGHRVSLSHACKNALKTDAPPSVIWDIMRCWEKQNPIKRERLSETCPAFHILSKEPSIEANFDIREDANPKSRKQGLKRFQENPEANWGPKARAKAGGGISTALSDKRKQHQNKRKNISSADESHLKSFPCKKFKEGSCELGDNCRYSHNPPDETQEESLTTKDGAPS
- the LOC108703489 gene encoding tRNA (guanine(26)-N(2))-dimethyltransferase isoform X1, whose translation is MRSWAAIARLLPLSHHTFPSSRTRLRALGKASCSYSMESSGETIIHEGKASVIFPSANQVFYNPVQEFNRDLTCAVITEFARLHLQQKGINIVVPGEREEQKLVVNLSETGEDKMNSSPENNFIPTTAGVGLPCPEGLRVLEGLAASGLRSIRFAREVPGLHSVVANDFSASAVELIKRNIEHNDVGNLVTASYSDARMVMYNRTGARDRFDVIDLDPYGSPSMFLDAAVQSVSEGGLLCITCTDMAVLAGNSGETCYSKYGAMSIKSKYCHEMALRILLHSLDLRANCYQRYIVPLLCVSVDFYIRVFVRVFTGQAKVKMCASKQALVYNCVGCGTYHLQRMGKATSHGNNMKYSPATGPPVTSNCEFCHQRHQLGGPIWAESLHDKDFVKCILSALELNPKRFNTSERIQGVLSMATEELSDVPLYYTLDNLSSIIRCNTPSLLQFRSALLHAGHRVSLSHACKNALKTDAPPSVIWDIMRCWEKQNPIKRERLSETCPAFHILSKEPSIEANFDIREDANPKSRKQGLKRFQENPEANWGPKARAKAGGGISTALSDKRKQHQNKRKNISSADESHLKSFPCKKFKEGSCELGDNCRYSHNPPDETQEESLTTKDGAPS